In Halarcobacter bivalviorum, a genomic segment contains:
- a CDS encoding DsbA family protein, whose protein sequence is MQNKKVVLITIVALLALFLVAGYVYKNKQSEEYANISKSEALVFQRPYSVVIGNEDAKVQLVEFFDPACGTCAQFHPYVKDIMKENEGKIKLVLRYAPFHQNSDYAVKMLEGAREQGLFMEALEFMFATQVYWIKNHVVNPKQLWALLANVKGLDMEKLAAFMNNNKTADEIIAQDLKDAETLKADKTPSYFVNGKPLQEFGLENLKKLINSEL, encoded by the coding sequence ATGCAAAATAAAAAAGTTGTATTAATTACGATAGTTGCTCTATTAGCACTATTTTTAGTTGCTGGATATGTTTATAAAAATAAGCAATCTGAAGAGTATGCAAATATTTCAAAAAGTGAAGCCTTAGTTTTCCAACGACCTTATTCTGTTGTTATTGGAAATGAAGATGCAAAAGTTCAACTTGTAGAGTTCTTTGACCCAGCTTGTGGTACTTGTGCACAATTTCATCCTTATGTAAAAGATATTATGAAAGAGAATGAAGGGAAAATCAAATTAGTATTAAGATATGCACCTTTTCATCAAAATTCAGATTATGCAGTAAAAATGCTTGAAGGTGCTAGAGAGCAAGGTTTATTTATGGAAGCTTTAGAGTTTATGTTTGCTACACAAGTTTATTGGATAAAAAATCATGTTGTAAATCCTAAACAATTATGGGCATTATTAGCAAATGTAAAAGGTTTAGATATGGAAAAATTAGCTGCTTTTATGAATAATAATAAAACAGCTGATGAGATAATCGCACAAGATTTAAAAGATGCAGAGACTTTAAAAGCTGATAAGACTCCATCATATTTTGTAAATGGGAAACCTTTACAAGAGTTTGGATTAGAGAACTTAAAAAAACTAATCAATTCTGAACTATAA
- a CDS encoding AAA family ATPase: protein MKTTKQKKIKMWQNSNNKKNNLLDKNIKLMAISAVVLIVLFLYTLYKSSAHIESGSYYFGIIFLLFLLAFAVFARIKQDKIQKFLNKNRKENENSFSSELEQAKQTSSNNEVPEASSIKAVTSNVSFNDVAGIKEVKAELEEIVDFLNKPSKYLKHGVKLPKGVLLVGPPGVGKTLIARAVAGEADVPFFYQSGASFVQIYVGMGAKKVRELFMQAKLNAPSIVFIDEIDAIGKKRDGKNNDERESTLNELLTQMDGFEGDSGVIVIAATNKIEVLDEALLRAGRFDRRVFVNLPNIEDRKKILELYLNKKHYEFNLDNLAQETSGFSSAALSTLINEALLNMIKRESKVVEQVDIDTAKTKIEFGKKQTLLLDEKQKEILAIYQASKAYITKTKVALFDEKVQTLDSIYPSYNELIENIKRYLCGSIAVEVIKNEKYAINSEDLKKAYEIAQKMKDDYKMVATPQNIIDEVSNSLRSIISQNVNEIQRLKELILKNEVILEDEI, encoded by the coding sequence TTGAAAACTACGAAGCAAAAGAAGATAAAAATGTGGCAAAATTCTAATAATAAAAAAAATAATCTACTAGATAAAAATATTAAGTTGATGGCAATTTCTGCCGTTGTTTTAATTGTACTTTTTTTATATACTTTATATAAAAGTAGTGCGCATATAGAATCAGGTTCTTACTATTTTGGAATAATCTTTTTACTATTTTTATTAGCCTTTGCAGTATTTGCAAGAATTAAACAAGATAAAATCCAAAAGTTTTTAAATAAAAATAGAAAAGAGAATGAAAATAGTTTCTCTTCTGAGTTAGAACAAGCAAAGCAGACTTCATCAAACAATGAAGTACCAGAGGCAAGTTCAATTAAAGCAGTTACTTCAAATGTAAGTTTTAATGATGTTGCAGGTATTAAAGAGGTAAAAGCTGAACTTGAAGAGATAGTTGATTTTTTAAATAAACCAAGCAAATATTTAAAACATGGAGTTAAACTTCCAAAGGGTGTTTTACTTGTAGGACCTCCAGGCGTTGGAAAAACTCTGATTGCAAGAGCAGTAGCTGGAGAAGCTGATGTTCCATTTTTTTATCAAAGTGGAGCTAGTTTTGTTCAAATTTATGTGGGAATGGGAGCAAAGAAAGTTCGTGAACTTTTTATGCAAGCTAAATTAAATGCTCCTTCAATTGTTTTTATTGATGAGATAGATGCAATTGGTAAAAAAAGAGATGGTAAAAACAATGATGAAAGAGAATCAACTTTAAATGAACTTCTAACACAAATGGATGGTTTTGAAGGAGATTCAGGAGTAATTGTTATTGCTGCTACAAATAAGATAGAAGTATTAGATGAAGCTCTTTTAAGAGCAGGAAGATTTGATAGAAGAGTATTTGTAAACTTACCTAATATTGAAGATAGAAAAAAGATTTTAGAACTATATTTAAATAAAAAACATTATGAATTCAATTTAGATAATCTAGCTCAAGAGACTTCAGGTTTCTCTTCTGCTGCACTTTCTACACTTATAAATGAAGCTTTATTAAATATGATAAAAAGAGAATCAAAAGTTGTAGAGCAAGTAGATATTGATACTGCAAAAACTAAAATTGAGTTTGGGAAAAAACAGACTCTTCTTTTAGATGAAAAGCAAAAAGAAATTCTAGCAATCTATCAAGCAAGTAAAGCCTATATCACTAAAACAAAGGTAGCTTTATTTGATGAAAAAGTACAAACTTTAGACTCTATTTATCCTTCATATAATGAGTTAATTGAAAATATAAAAAGATATCTTTGTGGTTCAATTGCAGTAGAAGTTATCAAAAATGAGAAGTATGCAATTAATTCAGAGGATTTAAAAAAGGCATATGAAATTGCTCAAAAGATGAAAGATGATTATAAGATGGTAGCTACACCTCAAAATATAATTGATGAAGTATCTAACTCTTTACGGTCAATTATTTCTCAAAATGTAAATGAAATACAGAGATTAAAAGAGCTTATTTTAAAAAATGAGGTAATTTTAGAAGATGAGATTTAA
- the aroB gene encoding 3-dehydroquinate synthase, whose protein sequence is MIVNISLPDNTKYDITIDTLKKQYFDRKVVIVTNPTVSSLHLDYLKEKISAKELSVVTVPDGEQYKNMETIEAILEHCFEHKLNRNSLLIAFGGGVIGDMTGFAASIYQRGIDFIQVPTTLLSQVDASVGGKTGVNNKYGKNLIGAFHQPIAVNIDPHFLTTLPKREFGAGIAEIVKMAVTFNKDFFQWLEKNNLNDEKNIKTAIAKSVETKAWVVSQDEKERGLRAALNYGHTFGHVIENETNYNTYLHGEAVGIGMVMANELAKKIGYMSEGETLRVKHLLEKYDIPTSYKIEDVEDFYEHFFLDKKSLDNRIKFIVPKGIGDCEITDLISKENVIEVLKGFSN, encoded by the coding sequence ATGATTGTAAATATTTCCCTACCAGATAATACAAAGTATGATATTACTATTGATACCTTAAAAAAACAATATTTTGACAGAAAAGTTGTTATTGTAACTAACCCTACTGTAAGCTCTTTGCATTTAGATTATTTAAAAGAAAAAATTTCAGCAAAAGAGTTATCTGTTGTAACTGTTCCAGATGGAGAACAGTATAAGAATATGGAGACTATTGAAGCTATTTTAGAACACTGCTTTGAACATAAATTAAATAGAAACTCACTTCTTATAGCTTTTGGTGGTGGAGTTATTGGTGATATGACAGGTTTTGCTGCTTCAATTTATCAAAGAGGAATTGATTTTATTCAAGTTCCAACAACTCTTCTTTCACAAGTTGATGCAAGTGTTGGTGGTAAAACAGGAGTAAATAATAAATATGGGAAAAACCTAATTGGTGCATTTCATCAACCAATTGCGGTAAATATTGACCCACATTTTTTAACTACTCTTCCTAAAAGAGAGTTTGGTGCGGGAATTGCTGAGATTGTTAAGATGGCAGTAACTTTTAATAAAGATTTCTTCCAATGGCTGGAGAAAAATAATCTAAATGATGAAAAAAATATAAAAACTGCAATTGCAAAATCTGTAGAGACTAAAGCTTGGGTTGTATCTCAAGATGAAAAAGAGAGAGGCTTAAGGGCAGCTCTTAATTATGGACACACTTTTGGGCATGTTATTGAAAATGAAACAAACTATAATACTTATTTACACGGCGAAGCTGTAGGTATTGGAATGGTTATGGCTAATGAGTTAGCTAAGAAAATTGGATATATGAGTGAAGGTGAAACTTTAAGAGTAAAACATCTATTAGAAAAATATGATATTCCAACTAGCTATAAAATAGAAGATGTAGAAGATTTTTATGAACATTTTTTCTTAGATAAAAAATCATTAGATAATAGAATTAAATTTATAGTTCCAAAGGGAATAGGGGATTGTGAAATCACAGATTTGATTTCAAAAGAGAATGTAATTGAAGTATTAAAAGGGTTTTCAAATTGA
- the bioV gene encoding pimelyl-ACP methyl ester esterase BioV yields MRFKYFSGFSLENEKELFEEYLIENDFTVAGFSYGAIKAFEYALTTKARVDLLQLFSPAFFQVRDEKFKRTQLMYYKKDKEAYSNTFLQNVSFPSKTDMKNYYKEATSEELNELLSYKWDEKDLETLLAKGTKIEVYLGQKDKIIDTTSAKDFFEKFATLYYIKEKGHILK; encoded by the coding sequence ATGAGATTTAAATACTTTTCAGGTTTCTCTTTAGAAAATGAAAAAGAACTTTTTGAAGAGTACTTAATCGAAAATGATTTTACTGTTGCAGGCTTCTCTTATGGTGCTATAAAAGCTTTTGAGTATGCTTTAACTACAAAAGCAAGGGTTGATTTATTACAACTTTTCTCTCCTGCTTTTTTCCAAGTTCGTGATGAGAAATTTAAACGAACACAATTAATGTATTATAAAAAAGATAAAGAAGCTTATAGTAATACTTTTTTGCAAAATGTATCTTTCCCTTCTAAAACTGATATGAAAAACTACTATAAAGAAGCAACAAGTGAAGAGTTAAATGAACTTCTTTCTTATAAATGGGATGAAAAAGATTTAGAGACTCTTTTAGCTAAAGGGACTAAAATAGAGGTTTATTTAGGACAAAAAGATAAAATCATTGATACTACAAGTGCGAAAGATTTTTTTGAAAAATTTGCAACATTATATTATATAAAAGAGAAAGGACATATTTTAAAATGA
- a CDS encoding EAL domain-containing protein, with protein sequence MKEMCNINELIKLCENLKVLYVEDDEKLNEVNTSILNSIFKKVDAYTNSKKAFEKYVEENNCNQTYDLVISDINMPYMSGIELSKEILKINKKQMILIISAYNDSEKLESLIELGIKYFIQKPVSTDRFFEVLEKTAKEIHEKIDLEKTHLQLSEIDNITKLKNIHALHKDIKETNHKNLLIIELTNLENIQSIYGIDKSDEILKELIDTIKNKISEKNSLYRKGTNKFAYLFSQNLEKEKNNLIEKLDESIFSYSIGASCEQQENLISTAKMALKYAKNHNQKYKIYTKEIDTKDNDLVNLKIKEVISMAIKENSVFPVYQPIYNRNKEIIKYEILMRIKSNAEDKIYYPNEFIDIAISINEFDRLNFLMLEKVFKVMEKCDKKFSFNISYEDILSKTFCDYLEDKFIKDASLGKRFVFELLETYEIEDYTIIDRFIKRFRKYGVSIALDDFGTGYSNLSQIINMDFDYVKIDGSLIKEINYNYKSFAIVKAVITFAKETNIKTVAEFVLSESIYEKLLKIGIDEFQGYYLSKPLEEI encoded by the coding sequence ATGAAAGAAATGTGTAATATAAATGAACTAATAAAGTTATGCGAAAACTTAAAAGTGCTTTATGTTGAAGATGACGAAAAGTTAAATGAGGTAAATACTTCAATCTTAAACAGTATCTTTAAAAAGGTTGATGCATATACTAATAGTAAAAAAGCTTTTGAAAAATATGTGGAAGAGAATAACTGTAATCAAACTTATGATTTAGTTATTTCTGATATAAACATGCCATATATGAGTGGAATTGAACTTTCAAAAGAGATTTTGAAAATCAATAAAAAGCAAATGATACTAATTATTTCAGCTTATAATGATTCTGAAAAATTAGAGTCATTGATTGAATTAGGTATTAAATATTTTATTCAAAAACCAGTTAGTACCGATAGATTTTTTGAAGTTTTAGAAAAAACTGCAAAAGAGATACATGAAAAAATAGATTTAGAAAAGACACATTTACAACTAAGTGAAATAGATAATATTACAAAATTAAAAAATATTCATGCTCTTCATAAAGATATAAAAGAGACAAATCACAAAAATCTACTAATAATTGAACTTACAAACTTAGAAAATATTCAATCAATTTATGGGATTGATAAAAGTGATGAGATCTTAAAAGAGTTAATAGACACAATTAAAAATAAAATTAGTGAAAAAAATTCTCTTTATAGAAAAGGAACAAATAAATTTGCATATTTATTTAGCCAAAATTTAGAAAAAGAAAAAAATAATTTAATTGAAAAACTTGATGAAAGTATTTTTTCATATAGCATTGGAGCAAGTTGTGAACAACAAGAAAACCTTATTTCAACTGCAAAAATGGCTTTAAAATATGCAAAAAACCATAATCAAAAATATAAAATTTATACAAAAGAGATAGATACAAAAGATAATGACCTTGTAAATCTTAAAATTAAAGAAGTTATTTCAATGGCAATAAAAGAGAACAGTGTTTTTCCTGTTTATCAGCCAATTTATAATAGAAATAAAGAGATTATAAAATATGAAATCTTAATGAGAATAAAATCAAATGCTGAAGATAAAATCTACTACCCAAATGAGTTTATAGATATTGCTATTAGTATAAATGAATTTGATAGATTAAATTTCTTAATGCTTGAAAAAGTATTTAAAGTAATGGAAAAATGTGATAAGAAATTTTCATTTAATATCTCATATGAAGATATTTTAAGTAAAACATTTTGTGATTATTTAGAAGATAAATTTATAAAAGATGCCTCTTTAGGAAAAAGATTTGTTTTTGAACTATTAGAAACATATGAAATTGAAGACTATACTATTATTGATAGGTTTATTAAAAGATTTAGAAAATATGGTGTTTCAATCGCTTTAGATGATTTTGGAACAGGTTATTCAAACTTAAGTCAAATAATCAATATGGATTTTGATTATGTAAAAATTGATGGCTCTTTAATTAAAGAGATAAATTATAACTATAAATCTTTTGCCATTGTTAAAGCTGTAATTACTTTTGCTAAAGAGACCAATATAAAAACTGTAGCTGAATTTGTCTTATCTGAAAGTATTTATGAAAAACTTTTAAAAATAGGAATTGATGAATTTCAAGGTTATTATTTAAGTAAACCCTTAGAAGAGATTTAA
- a CDS encoding mechanosensitive ion channel domain-containing protein: MKNILKLLLVTLVLSFACAQEKKPVANKLADIEAIEEKRLKEIEEEKQKQKLEEEKRAKITEIKNKIDSIDSELRNNILLKRYSNYDAYRRISTELDDLKESVIKVNPKDEDRLYQLNNKIRIKENELELISEYRGSPIGALINPPEIESYESISNPFGIINALSYIKKLENNKKQFLSIEDRITELTNLLDEKLYAYVELYNLDPKPEYKEEINFLDKEKKDFHMVLEIVSTTEEVYTRKIEQVILETKSQISNQVEKIFNIAMIIVSLFIITFLIKLALKKYFSQNENYYMTNKVINFFVVFFVVIVILFSYIDNVSYVVTILGFASAGIAIALKDWFMSIFGWMVIVTSGSIHVGDRIKVTRNGLEVVGDVLDISLFKITIREDITLTSYTTNRRTGRIFFIPNNYIFSEMIANYTHSGLRTVWDGIDITITFDSNHKKAQHIAKEILKHYSKGYTDITRKQLSKMRSKYQLRATGVEPRVYTFVESYGIVISAWYLTNSYAALVLRSTMSPEILEAFMKEDDIHIAYPTQTVNSSTGTRTPPIDLPSI; encoded by the coding sequence TTGAAAAATATACTAAAACTACTATTAGTAACTTTAGTTTTATCTTTTGCTTGTGCACAAGAAAAAAAGCCTGTTGCAAATAAATTAGCCGATATTGAAGCAATTGAAGAGAAAAGATTAAAAGAGATTGAAGAAGAGAAACAAAAGCAAAAGTTAGAAGAGGAAAAAAGAGCTAAGATTACTGAGATTAAAAATAAGATTGACTCTATTGATTCTGAATTAAGAAATAATATTTTATTAAAAAGATATAGTAACTACGATGCTTATAGAAGAATTTCTACAGAATTAGATGATTTAAAAGAGAGTGTAATTAAAGTAAATCCTAAAGATGAAGATAGACTTTACCAATTAAACAACAAAATAAGAATTAAAGAAAATGAGCTTGAATTAATTTCTGAATATAGAGGTTCTCCTATTGGTGCACTTATAAACCCACCAGAAATAGAGAGTTATGAATCTATTTCTAATCCTTTTGGAATTATTAATGCTCTTTCATATATTAAAAAACTTGAAAATAATAAAAAACAATTTTTATCAATTGAAGATAGAATCACTGAATTAACAAATTTACTTGATGAAAAGCTTTATGCTTATGTTGAGTTATATAATCTTGACCCAAAACCTGAATATAAAGAGGAAATAAACTTTTTAGATAAAGAGAAAAAAGATTTCCATATGGTACTTGAAATTGTATCTACAACAGAAGAGGTTTATACAAGAAAGATTGAGCAAGTTATTTTAGAGACAAAATCACAAATCTCTAATCAAGTAGAAAAGATATTTAATATCGCAATGATTATTGTTTCTTTATTTATCATTACATTTTTAATTAAACTTGCACTTAAAAAATATTTCTCACAAAATGAAAACTATTATATGACAAATAAAGTAATCAACTTCTTTGTTGTATTTTTTGTTGTGATTGTTATTTTATTCTCATATATTGACAATGTATCTTATGTAGTGACAATCTTAGGATTTGCATCTGCGGGTATTGCTATTGCTTTAAAAGATTGGTTTATGTCAATTTTTGGATGGATGGTAATTGTTACATCTGGTTCGATTCATGTAGGAGATAGAATTAAAGTTACAAGAAATGGACTTGAAGTGGTTGGAGATGTATTAGATATCTCTTTATTTAAAATCACTATTAGAGAAGATATTACTTTAACTTCATATACAACAAATAGAAGAACAGGAAGAATTTTCTTTATTCCAAATAACTATATTTTCTCTGAAATGATTGCAAACTATACTCACTCAGGACTTAGAACAGTTTGGGATGGTATTGATATTACAATTACTTTTGATTCAAACCATAAAAAAGCTCAGCATATTGCAAAAGAGATTTTAAAACACTACTCAAAAGGATATACTGATATTACAAGAAAACAGTTATCAAAAATGAGAAGTAAATATCAGCTAAGAGCAACTGGAGTTGAACCTAGAGTTTATACTTTTGTTGAATCTTACGGTATTGTAATTTCTGCTTGGTATTTAACTAACTCATATGCAGCTTTAGTTTTAAGAAGTACAATGTCTCCTGAGATACTTGAAGCCTTTATGAAAGAGGATGATATTCATATTGCATATCCTACTCAAACAGTTAATTCAAGTACTGGAACAAGAACTCCACCAATTGATTTACCGAGTATTTAA
- the mtaB gene encoding tRNA (N(6)-L-threonylcarbamoyladenosine(37)-C(2))-methylthiotransferase MtaB: MQFSTNKQKVYFKTFGCRTNVFDTQVMMSRLKDFEITQDEKQADIVVINSCTVTNSADSTARGYINSLNKFEKPPRVIFTGCGVWTKGENLFKDNKIDSLFGHSEKENINELLKKEERFFDAGDLDHIDDTIVEEFIGKSRAFIKIQEGCDFRCSYCIIPYVRGDARSYKEDKILEQVSTLASNGFGEFILTGTNVGSYGKKQHTSLAKLLKKMAQIKGVRRIRMGSIEPIQIDDEFKELINEPFMAKHLHIALQHTSKTMLKIMNRRNKVLSDLELFEFLKDNGYALGTDFIVGHPGETEEIWKEAVENLHRFPLTHVHAFTYSKRDGTPSATMSGEVHGNIAKQRYNELTQIIKQKNLDFRLNNKEPLDVLIESYKDGKYHGLDQHFNQIEVESNADLVGDWITIENYEAKEDKNVAKF; encoded by the coding sequence ATGCAGTTTAGTACAAATAAACAAAAAGTATATTTCAAAACTTTTGGATGTAGAACAAATGTTTTTGATACTCAAGTTATGATGAGTAGATTAAAAGATTTTGAAATTACTCAAGATGAAAAGCAAGCAGATATTGTAGTTATTAACTCTTGTACAGTTACAAATAGTGCAGACTCAACAGCAAGAGGTTATATAAACTCTTTAAACAAGTTTGAAAAACCACCAAGGGTTATTTTTACAGGTTGTGGAGTTTGGACAAAGGGTGAAAATCTATTTAAAGACAATAAAATTGATTCACTTTTTGGGCATAGTGAAAAAGAGAATATCAATGAACTTCTAAAAAAAGAAGAGAGATTCTTTGATGCTGGAGATTTAGACCATATTGATGATACTATAGTTGAAGAGTTTATTGGAAAAAGTAGGGCATTTATAAAAATACAAGAAGGCTGTGATTTTAGATGCTCTTATTGTATTATTCCTTATGTTAGAGGAGATGCTAGGTCTTACAAAGAAGATAAAATTTTAGAACAAGTTTCAACACTAGCTTCTAATGGTTTTGGAGAGTTTATTCTTACTGGAACTAATGTTGGTTCTTATGGAAAAAAACAACACACTTCTTTAGCAAAACTTCTTAAAAAAATGGCACAGATTAAAGGTGTTAGAAGAATTAGAATGGGAAGTATTGAACCTATTCAAATTGATGATGAATTTAAAGAACTTATCAATGAACCTTTTATGGCAAAGCATCTACATATTGCCTTACAACACACTTCTAAAACGATGTTAAAAATTATGAATAGAAGAAATAAAGTTTTATCAGATTTAGAACTTTTTGAATTTTTAAAAGATAATGGTTATGCTTTAGGAACAGATTTTATTGTAGGTCATCCTGGAGAAACAGAAGAGATATGGAAAGAAGCAGTTGAAAACTTACATAGATTTCCTTTAACTCATGTACATGCTTTTACTTATTCAAAAAGAGATGGAACACCAAGTGCAACAATGAGTGGGGAAGTTCATGGTAATATTGCTAAACAAAGATATAATGAATTAACTCAAATTATAAAACAGAAGAATTTAGACTTTAGACTAAATAATAAAGAGCCTTTAGATGTCTTAATTGAATCATATAAAGATGGAAAATATCATGGGCTTGATCAACACTTCAACCAAATAGAGGTTGAAAGTAATGCAGATTTAGTTGGTGATTGGATAACAATTGAAAACTACGAAGCAAAAGAAGATAAAAATGTGGCAAAATTCTAA
- a CDS encoding SIMPL domain-containing protein produces the protein MSTKNSVLISIGFIIGLSIMALILSKGFISYKELDRTVTVKGLAQEEVKADLVIWPIKFIKASNDNTELYKELEDDTKKILEFLKGIGFNDSELTVLAPSVNDKFAQSYGGSDRIKFRYSGFNKVVVYSNNIDLARDAMKKLSKLGKEGITFLQDDYDTRVEYMFTKLNEIKPKMVEKATQSARDTALKFAQDSSSNLGKIKKASQGQFSISSRDKNTEHIKRIRVVSTVEYYLVD, from the coding sequence ATGTCAACAAAAAATAGTGTACTAATCTCAATTGGTTTTATAATAGGATTATCAATTATGGCATTGATTTTAAGTAAAGGTTTTATCTCATATAAAGAGTTAGACCGTACAGTTACAGTAAAAGGTTTAGCACAAGAAGAGGTTAAAGCTGATTTAGTTATTTGGCCAATAAAATTTATAAAAGCTTCAAATGATAATACAGAGCTTTATAAAGAGTTAGAAGATGACACAAAAAAGATTTTAGAATTTTTAAAAGGTATTGGTTTTAATGATAGTGAATTAACAGTATTAGCTCCTTCCGTAAATGATAAGTTTGCACAAAGTTATGGAGGAAGTGACAGAATTAAATTTAGATATAGTGGTTTTAATAAAGTAGTTGTATATTCTAATAATATAGATTTAGCAAGAGATGCGATGAAAAAACTTAGTAAACTTGGAAAAGAGGGAATCACTTTTTTACAAGATGATTATGATACAAGAGTTGAGTATATGTTTACAAAACTTAATGAAATTAAACCTAAAATGGTTGAAAAAGCAACACAAAGTGCTAGAGATACAGCTCTTAAGTTTGCACAAGATTCAAGTAGTAATTTAGGAAAAATAAAAAAAGCCTCACAAGGACAATTCTCAATTAGTTCAAGAGATAAAAATACAGAGCATATTAAAAGAATTAGAGTTGTTTCAACAGTTGAGTATTATTTAGTAGATTAA
- a CDS encoding diguanylate cyclase domain-containing protein produces the protein MQKLLLIDNSIVIINVLKDLFAKKNDYEVFVAKSLEEAKNLMNFHKFFVSISNLVLPDALNGELLSLLKANQIPTIVLTSKIDSETISKIKRNEVIDYISKESIYELQKAYRLANLLLYIKNMEVLIVDDSATVISQLKNSLETLLLNVNIANSGKSALKELEKNQKISLIITDYHMDEMNGLEFIKKVRKGNINNTLPILVMTSDNSNELKVDLYKNGATDFLVKPLLVEELKAKIFDIFLNMKQITDIQKFTEIIDKNVIISSTDANGTITKVSEAFCKISGYTKEELIGQNHKIVRHPSMSTKFYDELWNTITSGKVWKGEIKNISKNKESYWVYVVIEPVFDNKGNISGFTSIREDITDKKKIYELSITDGLTSLFNRRYFNDSATVYMQNCLRDNAYFGFLILDIDNFKKYNDTYGHQKGDTVLKKVADAIKEVFKREEDLVFRLGGEEFGILISAKKEDDIKLLAEKARKSIESLGIEHKNNKPYSVVTASFGLTILKDVNKHIDEVYSLSDELLYKAKERGRNQVFFAP, from the coding sequence ATGCAAAAACTACTATTAATTGATAATTCTATAGTTATAATAAATGTTTTAAAAGACTTATTTGCAAAAAAAAATGATTATGAAGTTTTTGTTGCAAAAAGTTTAGAAGAGGCAAAAAATTTAATGAATTTTCATAAATTTTTTGTTTCTATTTCAAATTTAGTATTGCCTGATGCTTTAAATGGGGAATTACTAAGTCTTTTGAAAGCTAACCAAATCCCAACAATTGTACTAACTTCAAAAATTGATTCTGAGACTATTTCAAAAATTAAAAGAAATGAAGTTATTGATTACATTTCTAAAGAATCAATCTATGAACTACAAAAAGCTTATCGTTTAGCAAATCTACTTTTATATATAAAAAATATGGAAGTTCTTATTGTAGATGATTCTGCCACAGTAATTTCTCAATTAAAAAATAGTTTGGAAACTTTACTTTTAAATGTAAATATTGCAAATAGTGGAAAATCTGCTTTAAAAGAGCTAGAAAAAAATCAAAAAATCTCTTTAATAATTACAGACTATCATATGGATGAAATGAATGGTTTAGAATTTATAAAAAAAGTAAGAAAAGGAAATATAAATAATACTCTTCCAATCTTAGTGATGACTTCTGATAATAGTAACGAATTAAAAGTTGATTTATATAAAAATGGAGCAACAGATTTTTTAGTAAAACCTTTATTAGTAGAGGAGTTAAAAGCTAAAATTTTTGATATTTTTTTAAATATGAAGCAGATAACAGATATTCAAAAATTTACAGAAATTATTGATAAAAATGTAATTATTTCTTCAACTGATGCAAATGGAACAATAACAAAAGTCTCAGAAGCTTTTTGTAAAATCTCTGGTTATACAAAAGAAGAACTAATTGGACAAAATCATAAAATAGTTAGACATCCAAGTATGTCTACTAAATTTTATGATGAGTTATGGAATACAATTACTTCTGGAAAAGTATGGAAAGGTGAAATTAAAAATATTTCAAAAAATAAAGAATCATATTGGGTATATGTAGTAATTGAACCAGTTTTTGATAATAAAGGTAATATCTCAGGATTTACTTCAATAAGAGAAGATATTACAGATAAGAAAAAAATTTATGAACTATCAATTACTGATGGTTTAACTTCTCTTTTTAATAGACGATATTTCAATGATAGTGCTACAGTTTATATGCAAAATTGTTTAAGAGATAATGCCTATTTCGGTTTTTTAATTTTAGATATTGATAATTTTAAAAAATATAATGATACTTACGGGCATCAAAAAGGTGATACAGTCTTAAAAAAAGTTGCCGATGCTATAAAAGAAGTCTTTAAAAGAGAAGAGGATTTAGTCTTTAGATTAGGTGGAGAAGAGTTCGGTATTTTAATTAGTGCTAAGAAAGAAGATGATATAAAACTACTTGCTGAAAAAGCTAGAAAAAGTATAGAGTCTTTAGGAATTGAGCATAAAAATAATAAACCTTATTCTGTTGTAACTGCTTCATTTGGATTAACAATTTTAAAAGATGTAAATAAGCATATTGATGAAGTTTATAGTTTAAGTGATGAATTACTATATAAAGCAAAAGAAAGAGGAAGAAATCAAGTTTTTTTTGCTCCATAA